A genomic region of Papaver somniferum cultivar HN1 chromosome 7, ASM357369v1, whole genome shotgun sequence contains the following coding sequences:
- the LOC113299976 gene encoding uncharacterized protein LOC113299976 isoform X2 has translation MEQPATPNSISSSSSSTTPAVTSSNEKRPIPTPEELISHYESKGLEKNEASMKVIEDLQNVIFRILSSKGSKKDKFMAKSSRMLDTVNTRLNILELKLDSKPNFGQTLGIGVVAGGIGSVVPHVFGAIGQIWSSVTNSTKN, from the coding sequence ATGGAACAACCAGCCACCCCAAATTccatttcatcatcatcatcgtcaacaACACCTGCTGTAACATCTTCAAATGAGAAGAGACCAATCCCAACACCAGAAGAGCTAATCTCACACTACGAATCCAAAGGGCTTGAGAAAAATGAAGCATCGATGAAAGTAATTGAAGATTTACAGAATGTAATATTCAGGATCTTAAGTTCAAAAGGAAGTaaaaaagataaattcatggctaaaagtTCAAGAATGCTTGATACGGTGAACACTCGTTTGAACATTTTGGAATTGAAATTGGATTCTAAACCTAATTTTGGTCAGACGCTTGGTATTGGTGTAGTTGCTGGTGGAATTGGGAGTGTTGTTCCTCATGTTTTTGGTGCTATTGGCCAGATTTGGAGTTCTGTTACGAATTCTACCAAGAATTGA